In Runella sp. SP2, the genomic window ATTTACTTGCCAGTTTTGCAGAAATATGTACAAGAAGTAGATCGCATTTCCCTCGGAGCCCAAAACTGCCACCACAAGGCATCTGGCGCTTTCACTGGCGAAATTTCGGCATCAATGCTTTCGGCGATTGAGGTTCCATACGTAATTATCGGCCACAGCGAACGTCGTCAGTACTTTGGAGAAACGGATACGTTAATAGCAGAAAAAGTAAAAATTGCTTTAGAAAACGGCTTGAAGCCCATCTTCTGCTGCGGTGAGTTGTTGGAACAACGCCAAAACGAAGACTTCATCGCCATCGTTAAAGACCAAATCACGGCAGCTTTGTTTGATTTATCAGCTGAAGATTTTGGCAAAGTTGTTATTGCCTATGAGCCTGTGTGGGCCATTGGTACGGGCTTGACAGCCTCTTCTGCCCAAGCGCAGGAAATGCACGCTGCATTACGCGCGCACATTGCTGAGAAATTTGGCGCCCAAGTAGCAGACGACACCACCATTTTGTACGGTGGAAGC contains:
- the tpiA gene encoding triose-phosphate isomerase, whose translation is MRKKIVAGNWKMNKSLEEALSLTSEVVNMVRDEVRGDVEVVLCTPYIYLPVLQKYVQEVDRISLGAQNCHHKASGAFTGEISASMLSAIEVPYVIIGHSERRQYFGETDTLIAEKVKIALENGLKPIFCCGELLEQRQNEDFIAIVKDQITAALFDLSAEDFGKVVIAYEPVWAIGTGLTASSAQAQEMHAALRAHIAEKFGAQVADDTTILYGGSCNEKNADELFACPDVDGGLIGGASLKSREFTNIIKSRM